The Xanthomonas indica sequence CGGTGCGCGACAGCAGCCCCTTGCTGCACAGGCTGTCGGTCAGACGGGTGATGTTGGCCGGCTTCTCGCCCGCGGCCTCGGCCACCTCGGTGGGGGTGATGCGCTGCTCGGGCGTGCCGTACAGCATCATCAGGATCTCGTACTCCGGCGGGCTGATGCCGTAGTCCTTGAGCACGCCGCTGGCGTTGGCATGCACGCGCTTGTACAGATGCTTGACCAGCCGGACCAGGACGGCGGGCTCGCGCGGGAAGGCCGGATAGCGCGCGCAGGTGTGCGCCACACGTCGCTCGGTCTGATCGAAACTGCCCATGAGACATCGATTGCAAGTGGGGTAGCCGTCAATCCTACCCATTGCGCCTCGCCACGACGAGGGCATGGGTTGCGTTCCCGCGCGCTGTCGACGCCATGCACCGGAGGCACACGCCGACGCGCAGCGG is a genomic window containing:
- a CDS encoding MarR family transcriptional regulator, which codes for MGSFDQTERRVAHTCARYPAFPREPAVLVRLVKHLYKRVHANASGVLKDYGISPPEYEILMMLYGTPEQRITPTEVAEAAGEKPANITRLTDSLCSKGLLSRTASPDDRRKVALTLQPAGIALIERLLPDVCAFLDTETAALDAGEQQQLEALLKKMLAGIDGLDAADGAKTPAALP